The Stigmatopora nigra isolate UIUO_SnigA chromosome 23, RoL_Snig_1.1, whole genome shotgun sequence genome includes the window AGATagcatctccattttttttttttttttttaagactgatTGTCCGGCATTACCGGCAGCCAGcggttttgcaaaaaaaacatagaaggtTGAGTGTGGTGAAAAACCACTTTGGGACACCACTTTGGGATAAGCATTATTTGGGCCGCAAATACGAATGGCACGGACGGATAGAGACAGCATAGTCCCTCCCACTAGATGCACTCTAGTGGCTCTCGTCTTCCTTCTTTGGCTGCTGGTGGCGACTTAGCGGCCCCCGTCCGTCTTGTGCAAGGTGACTTGCCATGTGTTGCAGGATGGACAAATCATTGACTAACTTCTCCTTTggcctttctctctctctctctcacacacactatTTTATCAAGTCCTTCTCTTGAGGCCAATTAATCCACCGCTGTGCGTCGGTGGAGGTGTCACTAACAGAGACAGGAAGTGCACTTagcgagcgggcgggcgggcgggcggctaATGAGAGGAGCATCTTCCGCACCGACTGTCTCGCTGACAAATTTGTCCTCACTCTCTCGGACAAGagcagaaaagagaaaaaaaaataatctttgcTTCTAAGAATAGCTGAAATGAGGGAGGGCCACCATTCCAcaaggaaagaaagaaggaaggaaggaaggaaggaaggacggCGGAGCCAGACCAATGTCCGGCAGGGGCGGAAGGCCCGAGCGGGCTGCCGTCCGGCTGTCTTTGTCGTACTGGCCGGCGTCATTTCACGGCCATCTAACCCGTATACGGGTGTGGTGGCGGGCGGAGCCATCTTCTTGTTTGTTGAGTGGATGGGGGAGGAAAGCATGCAATACTCTAGCGGGGATTCAACCCTCCGTGTCAGAAGGGCGTGAGGCGGGCGCACAAAGGCCCCCCATCCGACAGAAGCCTAACCCGCGAAATGGAACACAAACGGGTAGGTCTTTGGCTACGACATAGGGCGCCTTCCTGTCAAAATGGAGTGACTTGTCCCTCCCACCCCACGTGTTTACGATCGACAGCAGCTGCCAGTCACACCAAGGTGTCCGTCTACCAGCGGCACTCACACACACGTCCAAAATAATAGCCAAGGTGCTCCGGTACGGCCGGGCGCCATTCCGATCGTCGACGGCGAAAAAGGCTGCCAAGCGGTGCTCAAATGTGgggaagaaggagaaaaaaaaaggagggcaaGTGTCAAGATGTGGCAGGAGCGTTTGGGACGGGCATCGCTTTAGTAGAAGGAGTCGTTGAATTGCAATTTGAGGAGGACAAACGCTGGTGATGGCAATGCTAGGACGCGGATGCTGCAGCGACGGGGCACCAAaccaacccacccacccacccacccaccaagcAAGCAACGCTCGTGACCATCCTTCTTCCGTTTGGAGCGGCAACTACGTACTGAGATGACCTCATTTTCCTATCCTATCCTTTTTCACCTGATGACCGAGTGGACCTGTCCTCGCCTGTGACAGTGTGTGGCTCAAATGGAGACGTGGACTAGTGACAGGCCGCAGGTTGGAGGACAATTTCGGCGTGCTACGGCGTGCTACGTTTTTCGGAGAGCTTGGTGGTGTCGAGCCGCCGCGAGCAATTGAACGGAAGCTTGTTCGAATGTCCGAATGTCAGCGCTCCACTTACCGATAGGACGTCTGCTTCTTGAAGGCCAGTCCCCTCAATTTGTCCTCCAGGCTCTCGTGCTCCACGTCGGGCAGGCTGCCGAGCGTGTCGCTGCAGCATCCCGCCGAGGTGTCCTCGGAGCCGGCGCCGGATTCGGACTCGCCGCCACCTCCGTCGCCACCTCCGTCGCCGCCACCACCgtcgccaccaccaccaccaccgtcgGCTCCGAGTTCGGCAGTGGTGACAATCCAGGGCTCCTCCACCATCACCGTAGCTGCCAAGGTTGGAGAGTCCGCGGCGCCGACGCGTTCTTCCACCGTCGCCGTCCGGGGCTCCATAGCCGCCGGAGCCCCCCTCCCCAAGCAAGCGGCTAGCGGGAGCAAAGGCTGGGAGGGGAGGCGGGGGCGATTTGTAGGCCGCCGTGCGGCCGCTCAGCGACGTTCCTTCTTCTCCGACGGCCGGCCGTGCTGTGCCGATGCGGAGGGGCCCGGCGATTGCTCTTGGGCCGACGTCACTTTCCCGGAAAAGCAGCCGCGCCGCttccttcaaaataagagcaaTTTACTCGAAGAATGAATGAGACAGAAATGGTGAGAAAGCAGCACGTGTGTTGCCGTTTACAAACCTTGACATTTCTCGATTGCCTCCAGCCAGGTAATGCGGGCAAAAAAAGGCAGTAGTCTGGTCTGCGTGGAGAGTTCCTCCTCACTCTTTTCTCCATTTGTCTCGTATTGCGAAAGGCTGTCGCAGGAAGTCTCGGTTGACGCTATCGGAATTTGGGGCGCTTGAGGACGAGGTgaatctctctcgctctctctctctctctccgctgAGTCCATCCATTTGAGAGACAGCCATCCCTCCGGCCCTCCAAGCGCCTCCTACTGTATTGTGGGATATTCCCTCTCCTCCTTTCCGCAAAGCATCCCCACTCCCAAAGTGGGGCAGAGGGTGACACGCGCACACGTATGCTGCGTTCGAGGACTCCGCGCCGGCCTTTACGGCACAGAGTTGGTGGGTTTCGAGCTGTGAAGGGGAAATGTCGAACGCCAGGCTAAAGGCTTGATGCATTTAATCCTGAAAATACTTTAATATGCaaggcaaaaataaaatgaaagacaTGGCGTGGCTAATCATTTCAGTCGTGGCGACATCATCGTTGTCCTGTCCATCTTTGTCTTGATATCTGATATACAGTTTGGgaactttcttaaaaaaaataaaaaaaatgtaaaagaagaAGAGATTAATTGGTCCGATttacaaaagattttttttggtttcttttttttagggaaaacgTTGAAACTAAAAGGCAATCGTAATTTTACCATCGTACGACAGCATGAGGCTTTTATCCGGCTAAACTAATAAATGCTAACATCCTGCTTCCCTTTTTCTGtccatatttacaaatattccTCCTCTTCCAAAACAGCGTTAAGGCACATCaagaaataatacattaaagagaaaaacattacttttaaaaaagtacgAGTACTACGCGCTCAGCAAATATGAAGCCGGAGCAATAATCTTTGGAtggggaaaaagaagaagaagaaaaaagaaggaaTGCATAAATATATTAGGTCAAATGTCCTCTATTGTCCACGGACGCTACATTATTAACTTCTCCGTTGTTGGGAATGAGCCAGCGGGGCGGTCAAGGGAAACAAGTATTCAGTGCACATTTACTGAGGAGCTTTCCAGGCCGGGGGGGGGGAAGCTTCGTTCCAGGTCAGGGGGCCCTCAGGAAGTCTCCTTGACTCTGGAGTCCAACGCGATGCGACTGGTGGGCCTTTGCTCCAAAGACCTGCACGCCCGCACGACATCCCAAAGAAACAATGTCACATCGTTCCTGGAGTTGTCGCTCTGTTTTACCTGAAAATGTCGTCTGGGGCGCTTTGGTTGCCACGACTCCAGAAGGGTGGACGCGTCCGGGCGCCGACGGCGCTCTCCGCCGGCATTTCCCGCCGTTGCTGCCGCTGAGGGCGCCACGTGGCCATGACGACGACGGCGCCGGCCGCGTCCTCCCACCGGTCGGGGTACTCGCCGCCCAGTCCCGGCACGGGCGGCGGCTCGTCCTCGAAGGTGGACAGCAGACTTCTGGACTTGACGGCTGGCGCGGACGGACAAAAGGCGGGAAGACCTTTTTAGTCTCTGCCTTGATTTTCCAGGAATTTCAGGTGGCAGGTTGGAGCCATGGCCTTTAACGGCCTTTAACAGCTTTTACTCTGCCGTCTCCCGTACGTCAACCCTCCTACTTTTTAAAGACGTTAGGTCGACggcaaaggatttttttttgggggggggctaCACTTTGGGTACTCGCCCATATCTGCCCGTGCGGATGCTATATTTTGGAATACTCTCGGAACGGGATTCTATCCCCTCGGGCGGGGGGGCCGTACCTGTGGCGGCGTAAGACTCGGCgggcgccggccggccgggggcGAGGCCGCCGTCCGGCAAGGCGGAGTCGGAGGCCAGGCCCGCCGGGTAGAAGCTCCCCAGAAAGAGAGCGAAACACAACACCAGCACCTGACGGGAAAGAAGAGCGTGAGGCGGCGCTCAGCGACACTGGACCGGCCGGCCACCGGCCGGGGTCGCCGGGTACCATGAGGCAGGATGAGGTTTGCGTGCCGGCCGCGCGGCACGATTTGGACACTTTGCCGGAGAGCAAAGCCTGCAGGGCGTGGAGCTGCTGCAGCAGAGACCTGGCGCATTAAAGGAGTCCGTCAAACAAGTCCGTCGAGCGTGGGCACACACACCTTCCTTCCTATGCCATCTCACTTGTTGGTGCACTCCAGCGTGTCCACTTTCCGGCGGAGGTCGCCGTTTTCGTTGGAACACGTCTCCACCCTGTGGAGAAAGAGAGTACGGCGCGCGCCCTTTTAGCGCCGCCAACTTGGGCTCGATTCCTCCTCCGTTGGACAGCCGCCGATAGACGCCCCCCTCCCCGTCCATTTCGACGGGGAAGCGCTGGCGGCGGCCGTGGATGCGGGAGCCAAATACAACGGGGGGTACATGGACTCACTTCTTCTCCAACGTATCCATGTACTCCTTCTTCTTCCGGCGGCTCTCTTGAGCGGAAATCTGGCGGGTgattcaagaagaagaagaagaataaacaACAAGAAATAAAGAGAACTGGTGTGATTTGGCAAGCGGCGTTCTCACCTTGTTCTTAATCTTCCTGCGTATCTTCTTGAGCGCCTTCTCCTCGGCTTTGCTGAGCGGCAGCTTGGTGGGAACCGGGTAGCCTTCGGCCACCAGCGTGCGGCGCTCTTCCTCCGTCAGCATCAGCGGTCCCGAGCCTTGAAGTTTCTGGGTGGCCGAGAAAGCGGGTTAGCCTCACGGTCGGCCCCCGTCCCCGCCAAACGCTCCCCGGACGCCGTCCTCACGTGGGCTGCGGTGAGAAGGGGCGAGTTGGACAGCGAAGAGGAAGACCCGCGGGGGGACGCCTTGGGCTGGGCcggcgccgccgtcgccgccgccgccgagggcGACGGGGGGCCGGACGGGCCCGCCGGCAAAGCGCGCGAGGGGCTCTGGCTGCCCTCGGAGTCGCTCCCGTGCGAGCTGGGAGGGGTGGGCGGCATCCGGAGGGCCTCCAGACCTGACGGGAACAAAAAACGTGGGGTCACGGGAACGGCGGACCTCCTCGGAACGGACCGGGCCATCGGTCCGGACCTTTGGGGGATAGGTTGAGAAACTGATCCACTTGGTGAGGCTCCAGCTTGATCTCAGGGAAGatcagctcctcctcctcctcctcctcctcctcctcagtcTCGATTTTCACCAGGGGGGAGCGAGGGGGGCCGGCCCCGACATCCACGGCGGCCGACGGGGCGTGGCACAAGAGGGCCTCCGTGCCCACGTCCTGCTCCATGGGCCACTCGGACGAGTCGCCTTCAGATTCTGGAACCCAAAAACGGACGGGGCGGCGTCAGGAGGTGCGCCGAGTGGGGCGCAGCGGCGGAGAGGCGGGCCTACCGGCGTCGCTGCCTCGCTCGCCCGTCAGGTGCGAGAGGGGCGACTGGGGCCTGCTGTCGCCGCACAAAGAGTAGCTGTGCTCGGCGGCGATGTGCGGCGAGAGCGACGACGCGCGCAGGTCGtcggcgtcgtcgtcgtcatcgtcgccGTCGTGGCGGACGCCCCGGCCACCGTCCCGACTCCGGGCGCCGCGCGCCCCCGACAGGAAGGGGTCGCTGAGCAGCTGGCCCAGCAGAGCGTCGTGGGAGAGCTCGTCCAACAGCTCGGAAAAGTGCTGCGGGACAAAACGCAAACATTGAGCGGGAAAGAAAGGGGGTATGGcaaaaggggggagggggggggggcgctccTGCCGGTCAGTGGGGCGCAGCACCGAGGGCCTTCTCCCACCACCACTGGAGCAAAAAAACAGGAGCCCCTTTGTGCGGCCAGCTAACACGGGCGTGTGGACCGTAAGCCGACACCCTCGCAAGCAAAAAATGGCACCCACAAAGAAGCCTTATGAGGCTGGAAAAAGCTACATTTCTTCCCAACTTGGAGCCACTCCCCAAATTGAAAACAAGGGAGGAGTATCAAAATAAGGATAATAAAAGCGGAGTGAGCATCGGTGCAGGCCCGGATCATGGAGGCTCCTCGGAGAAGGAATGCCGGCGACCCTTCCACCCTCTTCAATTAAGTCCGGCTTTTCAGCTCGTGATAGCCAAAGAacaaacacaacacacacacacaaaaaaaggcccACTTGAGTAGAACTGCGGGAGCCACCAAAACGGGCACCCCGCTGGGAAGAAAGGATGCCCGCTGGGAAGAAAAGGAGGCGCCCGCCCCGCCTATAAAAGCACGCCAGCCCTAGCTTTTAACGAGCGCATTCACAAGTGGACGGGGGCAAAAGTATACTTTGGTTGACATTCTATCCCAAAGTAGCCCGCTTCCAAATAGCAGGTTGCGTGGCTTCAAAGGCCATTTGAACTTTTGCCAAGCGTGGCTTGGATGCCACAAGAGCGCCGTGATTACCGCTTAGGGTTTGCCTTTCCCCGCCCGCCGCCCACAGTctaggagggagggagggaggctggAGGAGACGCTTGCAAAGCGGACCGAAAGCTGCGTTTGGACGCCATGTGGCCGGGCAGAGGCGAGCGAGCGGGACGCCCTGCCCCGATCTGACCTGCCCTCCCCCAGGCCACGTCACCCTAACCTTTGTTTACTCTGGCTGTTTGCTGGCCGGCAGCACACGCGGGCCAAAGTAGCCGTCCCGGCGGCACGTTACGCCGTTTTGGGAGCCACCTGGCCATTTTGGAAAGGTTACGTAAGGGGGGGCGGCGCCGTCCGAAAGGCCTCCGTAATTAAGGACGAGCCTCTCGGCTTCTCGGGGGACCCCCCAGCCACAAATGAGGACCCTCTGGCTTCCGGCGCCGACGGGCGGCGTTACGCCACGGGACGCTTGTGAAATGTGAATGTCATGGCGAGCAAATGGAGGACGGATGGAGTTTGTGGTAAAGAGCAGTCGTGCTAAGGCTGTGAACATTTGGACAAAGCGCAGGGTGGGACCAAATCACATTCAAGCATTCAAGCCACATTTTTCCCTGGCACATTTCAGGTCCTCCTTCTTGCCTGACTGCTTGCTTTTAACTTCTATACAAGCCACTTGTTTCTTTTCTTGCTTGGGTGcggcatatatataaatatgaaaataattccCTTCTCAAatgttgacttgttttttttttctgcgcaAAATGTTACCTTTACTTTGAGCGATTCCAAGCTCCGGGCTGTTTTCCAACATTTGGCAACAATAACAATGTTGTCGTTACTGTTATGACGCCGTCTGTCTGACTGACTGACTTGCGGTCGCACGCCAACCAGAGGAACCTGATGGAGAATTGGACGTGGCTCAGGTAGGATGAACGTGTCCACGT containing:
- the creb3l2 gene encoding cyclic AMP-responsive element-binding protein 3-like protein 2 yields the protein MEILDSSESLLHWDRNLSELSEADAEAGDMDCALYTNHFSELLDELSHDALLGQLLSDPFLSGARGARSRDGGRGVRHDGDDDDDDADDLRASSLSPHIAAEHSYSLCGDSRPQSPLSHLTGERGSDAESEGDSSEWPMEQDVGTEALLCHAPSAAVDVGAGPPRSPLVKIETEEEEEEEEEELIFPEIKLEPHQVDQFLNLSPKGLEALRMPPTPPSSHGSDSEGSQSPSRALPAGPSGPPSPSAAAATAAPAQPKASPRGSSSSLSNSPLLTAAHKLQGSGPLMLTEEERRTLVAEGYPVPTKLPLSKAEEKALKKIRRKIKNKISAQESRRKKKEYMDTLEKKVETCSNENGDLRRKVDTLECTNKSLLQQLHALQALLSGKVSKSCRAAGTQTSSCLMVLVLCFALFLGSFYPAGLASDSALPDGGLAPGRPAPAESYAATAVKSRSLLSTFEDEPPPVPGLGGEYPDRWEDAAGAVVVMATWRPQRQQRREMPAESAVGARTRPPFWSRGNQSAPDDIFRSLEQRPTSRIALDSRVKETS